One sulfur-oxidizing endosymbiont of Gigantopelta aegis genomic region harbors:
- a CDS encoding P-II family nitrogen regulator — MRFKLIIAFVNDDVTDAVLDASRVAGATGATVINNARGEGIQKTKTFFGLTLETQRDVILLLVEEHMSRDVLEIISDVGHFDDSPGTGIAFQIDVEDAVGVSHQIKELCETVEDRI, encoded by the coding sequence ATGCGATTTAAATTAATTATTGCTTTTGTAAATGATGATGTCACCGATGCAGTGCTGGATGCCAGCCGAGTTGCAGGTGCAACAGGTGCAACCGTCATTAATAATGCCCGAGGTGAAGGCATACAGAAAACCAAAACTTTTTTTGGTCTGACACTGGAAACCCAGCGGGATGTTATCTTGCTGTTAGTAGAAGAACATATGAGTCGGGATGTACTGGAAATAATCAGTGATGTCGGTCATTTTGATGATTCACCGGGAACCGGTATTGCTTTTCAAATTGATGTCGAAGATGCCGTCGGTGTCTCTCATCAGATTAAAGAATTATGTGAAACAGTAGAGGATAGAATATGA
- a CDS encoding DUF4126 domain-containing protein, with protein sequence MEEYNQLVTVIAMSMGVAWASGINLYATIAMLGIMGATGNIDLPADLQVLSDPMVIGAAGFMYCVEFFADKIPGVDTGWDAIHTFIRVPAGAILAAGAVGDISSAAGITAGILGGGMALTTHSFKAGSRVLINTSPEPVTNWTASIAEDLAVIAGLWAALNHPVGFIVFMIVFILFAIWVLPKLWRGIKAVFRAVGRFFSGKSQQEASQEFSGFSENLSKNDALSKSVLKMGYKEKE encoded by the coding sequence ATGGAAGAATATAACCAGCTTGTGACGGTTATTGCGATGAGCATGGGCGTGGCGTGGGCGAGTGGAATCAACCTTTATGCGACGATTGCGATGTTGGGAATTATGGGGGCCACGGGTAATATTGACTTGCCAGCTGATTTACAGGTTTTGAGTGATCCTATGGTGATTGGTGCTGCGGGCTTTATGTATTGTGTGGAGTTTTTTGCTGACAAAATACCTGGAGTTGATACGGGTTGGGATGCAATACATACTTTTATTCGTGTGCCTGCAGGGGCTATTTTGGCAGCGGGTGCGGTAGGGGATATTTCATCAGCAGCGGGAATCACTGCGGGTATTCTGGGTGGTGGTATGGCTTTAACAACGCATTCGTTTAAAGCTGGCTCAAGGGTGTTGATTAATACTTCACCTGAGCCAGTGACGAATTGGACGGCTTCTATTGCTGAAGATTTAGCGGTTATTGCCGGTTTGTGGGCGGCTTTAAATCATCCAGTGGGATTTATTGTTTTTATGATTGTTTTTATTCTTTTTGCAATTTGGGTTTTACCTAAGTTGTGGCGAGGTATTAAGGCGGTGTTTAGAGCAGTGGGACGCTTTTTTTCTGGAAAGAGTCAGCAGGAGGCGTCTCAGGAATTTTCTGGTTTCTCAGAGAACTTATCGAAAAATGATGCCTTAAGTAAATCTGTTTTAAAGATGGGCTATAAAGAGAAAGAATGA
- a CDS encoding CBS domain-containing protein has product MTPTRISVKDVMKHHVDFVDGMKTVKQALDEMQHVETKTLIVNKRHENDEWGIVIISDIARKVLAVDKSIDRTNVYEVMTKPALTIRQDMDIRYCARLFEQFGISRAPVVKHGKIIGIVSYTDMVLKGMCNIE; this is encoded by the coding sequence ATGACACCCACAAGAATTAGCGTTAAGGATGTAATGAAACATCATGTGGATTTTGTTGATGGCATGAAGACCGTTAAACAGGCCCTTGATGAAATGCAGCACGTTGAAACTAAAACTCTCATCGTCAATAAACGCCATGAAAATGATGAATGGGGTATCGTGATTATTTCCGACATTGCCCGCAAAGTCCTCGCAGTCGATAAATCAATAGACCGCACCAATGTTTATGAGGTGATGACTAAACCGGCCTTAACGATTCGTCAAGACATGGATATCCGTTATTGCGCCCGTCTGTTTGAACAATTCGGCATCTCACGTGCACCCGTCGTTAAGCATGGAAAAATTATCGGCATTGTCAGTTATACGGACATGGTATTAAAAGGTATGTGTAATATTGAATAA
- a CDS encoding NAD(P)/FAD-dependent oxidoreductase, which produces MSAISRRNFIQLSGVAAAVSTIGFSQILLAGKQAGHVVIIGGGIGGATAARYLKRADPNIKISIIEPKANYFTCFMSNEVISGERPIDTLKFGYKNLASMGVTIIQDYAENIDVDKKQVLTKNNGRIAYDRCIVSPGIDFKWHTIDGYDANIAANKIPHAWQAGAQTLLLRQQLETMKDGGTVIIAAPANPFRCPPAPYERASQIAHYLKHHKPKSKILILDAKDSFAKFDLFMQGWKKHYAYGTDKSLIEWVKGTEGGIIEGVNAQTNTILASGNEHKADVLNIIPTQKSGKIAFSADLVNQQGWCPVNQQTFESTRHQDIYVIGDASVASPLPKSGYAANSEAKVCAAAVVASLQGKSAPTPTLINTCYSLITPDDGISIAMVYHFDGNKIQQIKGAGGLTPMDSSPAMRKREARYAHSWFNNITHDVFGRQ; this is translated from the coding sequence ATGTCAGCAATTTCACGTAGAAATTTTATACAACTCAGCGGTGTTGCTGCCGCTGTTAGTACAATAGGTTTTAGCCAAATTCTGCTGGCTGGCAAGCAGGCAGGCCATGTGGTCATTATTGGTGGTGGCATTGGTGGTGCAACGGCTGCTCGCTATCTAAAAAGAGCCGATCCAAATATCAAGATCAGTATTATTGAACCCAAGGCGAATTACTTTACTTGTTTTATGAGCAATGAAGTCATCAGTGGCGAGCGCCCTATTGATACGCTTAAATTTGGCTATAAAAACTTAGCCTCAATGGGGGTGACAATTATCCAAGACTACGCTGAAAACATTGATGTCGATAAAAAACAGGTACTGACCAAAAACAATGGTCGTATTGCTTATGATCGCTGTATAGTGTCTCCAGGGATTGATTTTAAATGGCATACAATTGATGGCTATGATGCCAACATCGCAGCGAATAAAATACCTCATGCTTGGCAAGCAGGAGCACAAACGCTTTTGCTGCGCCAACAACTCGAAACAATGAAAGATGGTGGGACGGTTATTATCGCAGCACCAGCCAACCCTTTTCGTTGTCCGCCAGCACCTTATGAACGCGCCAGTCAAATCGCACACTATTTAAAACATCATAAGCCCAAATCAAAAATACTTATTTTAGATGCAAAGGACAGCTTCGCAAAGTTTGACCTGTTCATGCAAGGCTGGAAAAAGCATTATGCTTATGGCACCGACAAGAGCCTCATTGAATGGGTTAAAGGCACTGAAGGCGGTATCATTGAGGGTGTTAATGCCCAGACCAATACGATTTTAGCCAGTGGCAATGAGCATAAGGCTGATGTACTGAATATTATTCCCACACAAAAATCCGGAAAAATTGCCTTTAGTGCCGATCTAGTGAACCAGCAAGGCTGGTGTCCGGTTAATCAGCAAACCTTCGAATCAACTCGGCATCAGGATATTTATGTTATTGGTGATGCCAGTGTTGCATCTCCATTACCTAAATCGGGTTATGCCGCCAATTCTGAGGCCAAAGTCTGTGCAGCAGCGGTCGTGGCTAGTCTACAAGGCAAGTCAGCCCCGACTCCAACACTGATTAACACCTGTTATAGTCTTATTACACCAGATGATGGCATTTCTATTGCGATGGTTTATCACTTTGATGGCAATAAAATTCAGCAGATAAAAGGCGCTGGCGGTCTCACCCCCATGGATTCGTCTCCAGCAATGAGAAAACGTGAAGCACGCTATGCACATTCATGGTTTAACAATATTACCCACGATGTCTTTGGCCGCCAATAA
- a CDS encoding DUF1538 domain-containing protein, with protein sequence MDGILAELIKFFWTFLHTITDVLPIASIIIGFQFFVIRKKIPNLKRVIIGSFYVLFGLALFLQGLEDALFPIGKLMAAQLTDPEFIRQSFLSPASESIAQNMQAIDFHWSQYFWVYVFAFTIGFSTTIAEPSLLAVAIKANEVSGGSIGIWGLRIAVAIGVAFGISLGSWRIVTGLPLHWFIIGGYIIVVIQTFYSPKLIIPLAYDSGGVTTSTVTVPIVAALGIGLAAKVPGRSELLDGFGLIAFASLFPIISVLAYAQLSEWYGKRKKAIDEQAKSTINKRESDNAI encoded by the coding sequence ATGGACGGCATATTAGCTGAATTAATTAAATTCTTCTGGACATTTTTACACACCATTACCGATGTACTCCCTATTGCGAGCATTATTATTGGCTTCCAGTTTTTTGTGATCCGCAAAAAAATTCCTAACCTTAAACGCGTTATCATTGGCTCTTTCTATGTACTATTTGGCTTAGCCTTATTTCTCCAAGGACTAGAAGATGCCTTGTTTCCAATTGGCAAACTCATGGCAGCGCAATTAACGGATCCTGAGTTTATTCGACAGTCCTTTCTCTCCCCTGCATCTGAAAGTATTGCTCAAAATATGCAGGCAATTGATTTTCACTGGAGTCAATACTTCTGGGTCTACGTGTTTGCTTTTACCATTGGTTTTAGTACCACCATTGCAGAACCATCGCTATTGGCGGTCGCCATTAAAGCCAATGAAGTATCGGGTGGTTCAATTGGCATTTGGGGCTTACGCATTGCCGTGGCCATTGGCGTCGCCTTTGGAATCTCTTTGGGTTCATGGCGTATTGTGACGGGATTGCCCCTGCATTGGTTTATTATTGGTGGCTACATTATTGTGGTCATACAAACATTCTATTCACCCAAATTAATTATTCCTCTGGCCTATGATTCCGGTGGCGTGACCACTTCAACCGTCACCGTACCAATTGTTGCCGCTCTAGGGATTGGCTTAGCAGCAAAAGTACCTGGACGAAGTGAGTTATTAGATGGTTTTGGACTGATTGCCTTTGCCAGTTTATTCCCTATTATTTCAGTATTAGCCTATGCACAATTATCCGAATGGTATGGCAAGCGAAAAAAAGCCATCGATGAACAAGCAAAATCCACTATAAATAAAAGAGAGAGCGACAATGCGATTTAA
- the ppa gene encoding inorganic diphosphatase: protein MTTGKNVPNEFNVIIEIPSHSDPVKYEVDKETGAMFVDRFIGTAMVYPCNYGYVPHTLSDDGDAVDVLVVTPMPLQFGSVIQCRPIGMLQMEDEAGMDAKVLAVPIDKLTGMYSNVSSFRDMPSTLLDTIAHFFEHYKDLEPGKWVKINGWVGVEEAKREITESIKSFQNAPDKPCF, encoded by the coding sequence GTGACCACGGGTAAGAATGTTCCAAATGAATTTAATGTCATTATTGAAATCCCATCACATAGTGATCCGGTTAAATATGAAGTAGACAAAGAGACCGGCGCAATGTTTGTTGACCGCTTTATCGGTACTGCAATGGTCTACCCTTGCAACTATGGTTATGTACCGCATACCCTGTCTGATGATGGTGATGCTGTTGATGTCTTGGTGGTTACACCGATGCCATTGCAGTTTGGTTCCGTGATTCAATGCCGTCCTATTGGTATGTTGCAGATGGAAGACGAAGCAGGAATGGATGCCAAAGTCTTGGCAGTGCCTATTGATAAATTAACCGGTATGTACTCAAACGTGAGCTCATTTCGTGATATGCCATCAACCCTACTCGATACCATTGCTCATTTCTTTGAACATTATAAAGATTTAGAGCCTGGGAAATGGGTCAAAATCAATGGTTGGGTTGGTGTTGAAGAAGCAAAGAGAGAAATCACTGAAAGCATTAAAAGCTTTCAGAACGCACCCGATAAACCTTGTTTTTAG
- a CDS encoding c-type cytochrome → MNKRLFLLLILAGLIITSDSFSAPHRALDLANTCAGCHGTDGNSSGPATPSLAGISAEYFIAAMTDYKDPDGRYATIMSRIATAYSSEEIKLMADYFSQQKMRYNTQAFDVTQAKYGAKLHDKYCERCHEDGGRSADDDAGILAGQWREYLRYSLDDFQHKRRKMPRKMKIKVRRLLKRSGNDGLSALMHFYASQQ, encoded by the coding sequence TTGAATAAGCGATTATTCCTTTTATTAATCCTTGCTGGTTTAATAATAACAAGTGATAGTTTTTCTGCTCCACACAGAGCGTTAGACCTAGCCAATACTTGTGCGGGATGTCACGGCACAGACGGCAATAGTTCAGGTCCGGCCACCCCCTCTTTGGCCGGTATTTCTGCTGAGTATTTCATTGCAGCAATGACAGATTATAAAGATCCCGATGGCCGTTATGCAACCATTATGAGTCGCATCGCAACAGCTTATAGCAGCGAAGAAATTAAGCTGATGGCGGATTATTTTTCGCAACAAAAAATGCGTTATAACACTCAGGCCTTTGATGTGACACAGGCCAAATATGGTGCCAAACTGCATGACAAGTATTGTGAACGCTGCCACGAGGATGGTGGTCGTTCCGCTGACGATGATGCCGGTATTCTGGCCGGACAATGGCGTGAATATTTACGCTATAGCCTCGATGACTTCCAACATAAGCGCCGGAAAATGCCCAGAAAAATGAAAATAAAAGTCCGCAGGCTACTAAAAAGATCCGGCAACGATGGCCTCTCAGCATTAATGCATTTTTACGCTAGCCAGCAATAA
- the aprB gene encoding adenylyl-sulfate reductase subunit beta — MPTFVRTEKCDGCKGQDRTACMYICPHDLMKLDKDGSETGHAMKSFNQEPEQCWECYSCIKICPQNAIECRAYADIVPMGGSVQPLRGTDSIMWTIKFRNGTMKRFKFPIRTTPEGSIQPYEGKPKADYANIGSDKGFFVNEGKYPYEGNPDELILLK, encoded by the coding sequence ATGCCAACATTCGTACGCACAGAAAAGTGTGATGGCTGTAAAGGTCAGGACAGAACAGCATGTATGTATATCTGCCCACACGACTTAATGAAACTGGACAAAGACGGTTCAGAAACTGGCCACGCCATGAAATCATTTAACCAAGAGCCAGAGCAGTGCTGGGAATGTTATTCCTGCATTAAGATCTGTCCACAGAACGCCATCGAATGTCGTGCTTATGCCGATATCGTCCCTATGGGCGGTTCAGTACAGCCACTACGCGGAACTGATTCAATCATGTGGACCATCAAATTCAGAAACGGCACCATGAAGCGTTTCAAATTCCCGATACGTACCACGCCAGAAGGTTCAATTCAGCCGTATGAAGGCAAGCCTAAAGCAGATTACGCGAACATTGGTTCAGATAAAGGATTCTTCGTTAACGAAGGCAAATATCCTTATGAAGGTAACCCAGACGAATTGATTCTTCTTAAGTAA